A genome region from Apus apus isolate bApuApu2 chromosome 2, bApuApu2.pri.cur, whole genome shotgun sequence includes the following:
- the LOC127381749 gene encoding uncharacterized protein LOC127381749 translates to MIKQRAKQELPGRLAVPMAEEKPGYNCTVSEVTIVNLKPEKNPILILPGGKPGSENRNLGLHPPSPKISEMRLSQGDKKLWPEKVKKEEVLSPSLHRAHEFYSMDNITLKRPVRLAPLDIPVEVKEAQLQRIMSIHRETQMAAQKLTITTSNEPHVKRVKNLAQGELENLQKIKLSEKSALENKDDPPHPKSSKPLGEIQIVLPPETPSKLTKQPVVEEAPKALLKPLIPTLQVSDIHEESNSLDSTPEPCQNGSRRRFRVRHMKEQQEDQGKAKPLKVTDPSGGEGKQKTAGQRAQKTLSDASKLIENVAKKQKERGAKQEELDEASLVRRQSTRRMGLGDIIQVDED, encoded by the exons ATGATAAAACAACGAGCAAAACAGGAACTGCCAGGCCGGCTG gctgTCCCAATGGCTGAAGAAAAGCCCGGGTATAACTGCACTGTCAGTGAAGTCACCATTGTGAACCTAAAGCCTGAGAAAAATCCCATTCTCATTTTGCCAGGAGGGAAGCCAGGGAGTGAAAACAGAAACCTTGGTTTACATCCCCCTTCTCCAAAGATTTCAGAGATGAGGCTGTCCCAGGGAGACAAGAAATTGTGGccagaaaaagtgaaaaaagaggAGGTTTTGTCTCCCAGCCTGCATCGTGCACATGAGTTTTATAGCATGGATAACATCACCCTGAAGAGGCCAGTGAGGTTGGCCCCTCTGGATATCCCTGTGGAAGTAAAAGAAGCTCAGCTCCAAAGGATTATGAGCATCCACAGAGAAACCCAAATGGCTGCTCAGAAGCTGACCATTACTACCAGCAATGAACCCCATGTGAAAAGGGTAAAGAATCTGGCTCAAGGGGAGCTGGAAAACCTACAAAAGATAAAGCTGAGTGAGAAGTCTGCTCTGGAGAATAAGGATGATCCCCCACACCCTAAAAGCAGCAAACCCCTGGGAGAAATTCAAATTGTTTTGCCTCCGGAGACACCTTCTAAGCTGACTAAACAACCAGTTGTCGAAGAAGCTCCCAAGGCACTCCTGAAGCCATTAATTCCCACTCTCCAGGTATCTGACATTCATGAAGAGTCTAACAGCCTTGACAGCACCCCCGAGCCATGCCAGAATGGTTCTCGGCGCCGATTCAGAGTAAGGCACatgaaagagcagcaggaagaccAGGGGAAAGCTAAACCCTTAAAGGTCACAGATCCAAGTGGTGGAGAAGGCAAGCAGAAAACTGCAGGTCAACGAGCACAAAAAACCCTCAGTGATGCAAGCAAGCTCATTGAAAATGTGGccaaaaagcagaaggaacGAGGAGCCAAGCAAGAGGAATTGGATGAAGCTTCTCTTGTGAGGAGGCAGTCTACTCGAAGGATGGGCTTGGGAGACATCATCCAGGTGGATGAAGACTGA